In the Sulfurivermis fontis genome, GGCCAGCCGTTCCTCCTGTTGCGCGCTCTCCAACGCCGGCTCCTGCTCACTCAGGGCGGCGGCCAGCTCGTCGAGCTTGCGCCGGTCCGACTCCATGTGCGCCTGCGCCTCGTTCCAGGAACGCTCCACCTGGTTCAAATCCGCCTGCTGCTGCTGGCGGCGTTCGCGCGCATGCTGGATGGACTGTTCCAAGCGGGCGATGTCGGCGCCGACGCTGTAGAAGGTGCTCTGTACGCCGTTGAAGGTATCGGTGGCCTCCACATGCTCCTCACGCAGGCGTTCGATGCCCGCCTCGGCGTTGCGCTGGCGTGCCAGCTGCGCCTCCAGGCCGGTCTCCTGCTCGCTGATCTGGCCTTCCACCAGGCGCGCCTCGCCATCCAGGGCACGCCAGCGCAGGGCCTGCAACTGGCCTTTAATCAAGCGTTCCTCCTGCTTCAGTTCCTTGTAGCGCTCGGCGGTGCGCGCCTGGCGGTTCAGGTGGGCGAGCTGCTTGTCCAGTTCCTCGCGCAGATCGTTGAGGCGATCGAGATTCTCCCGCGTGTGCTTCATGCGGTTCTCGGTTTCGCGCCGGCGCTCCTTGTACTTGGAGATGCCCGCCGCCTCTTCCAGGAAGATGCGCAGTTCTTCCGGCTTGGCCTCGATGAGGCGCGAGATGGTGCCCTGTTCGATGATGGCATAGCTGCGCGGCCCGAGGCCGGTGCCGAGGAAGATATCGGTGATGTCGCGGCGGCGGCAGCGGCTGCCGTTGAGGTGATAGATGGACTGGCCGTCGCGGGTCACGGTGCGACTGATGGATATCTCGCTGTACTGAGCATACTGGCCGCCGATCTGACCGTCGCTGTTGTCGAACACCAGTTCGATGGTGGCCTGGCCCACCGGCTTGCGCGAGGTGGAGCCGTTGAAGATCACGTCCGCCATGGAGTCGCCGCGCAGGTGCTTGGCGGAGCTTTCGCCCATCACCCAGCGCACGGCGTCGATGACGTTGGACTTGCCGCAGCCGTTGGGACCGACCACGCCCACCAGGTTGCTGGGCAGGGGAATGGTGGTGGGGTCGACAAAGGACTTGAAGCCGGACAGTTTGATCTTGCTCAGGCGCATAATTATTGGGTTTGTATCAACCTAACCGATTGAGAGGCAAGAAAAATGAGAAAACGGTAGGTGGGCGCTGGAGCCCCGTGCCTCCCTGCCGCAGGCCGAAAACAGAACGATTCGGCATGCCTTCCCGGCTGTTTTTCGCTAGAATCGCCGGCCCGCAAAGCTACCATGAAAGCCACCGTCATGCCTACCCAACCGAGCAAGGACCTGGAAACCTTCGACAACCCGATGCCGGGCCGGGATTATACCATCCGCATCGAGATCCCCGAGTTCACCTGCCTGTGCCCCAAGACCGGCCAGCCCGACTTCGCCACCCTGTACCTGGACTACGTCCCGGCCCAGAAGTGCGTCGAGCTGAAGTCCCTCAAGATGTACGTCTGGTCGTTCCGCGAGGAAGGGGCCTTCCACGAGGCGGTGACCAACCGCATCCTCGACGACCTGGTGCGCGCCACCCAGCCCCGTTTCATGCGCCTGACCGGCAAGTTCAACGTGCGCGGCGGCATCTGGACCACCGTGGTGGCGGAACACCGCGCCGCCGACTGGAACCCGCCGCAGCCGGTACACCTGCCTTAAGGCCGTTCGATCGATACCACCTGGCCCAGGGCGGCACGCATGTCCGCCAGAGTCGGCAACTGCGCCGCCCCGGGCAGATCGAAACCGCCGTGGCAGGTCAGACGCATTACGCCCGGCTGCTGCGACGAGGCCAGGGTGTAGTGAAAATAGCGATTGATCTGGGACGGGCTGGTATCATCCCCCGCAAGAGTCAGCGCGGCATAGACGAAGAAGCGACGCTGCACGACAAAATCCTCCCCCTCGCTCACCGCCATCACAGTGAAGCGATCGGCGGCGATGACTGCCGTGCCGTCACTCACGGTCCGCTGCTCGTAGTTACAGTGCGGCCGATAGACATCGAGACGGTGCTTGGCCACCACCCGGCCGTGCTGCAGAAACACCCGTGCCTGTCCCGCGGGGACTGCCAGGTCTTGTCGCAATACCAGCGTCGTTCCGACCGGCAGGCGATAACCGGCCGCACTTTCGTCCAGTACCGGCGTGGCACAGCCAGCCAGCGCCACAACGGTCAATACCAGCAGTCCACTGATGCGTGTCATCATGTCTCTCCTATGAAGGGCACTGATCCAAGCATAGGCCGTCGCCCATGACGCGGAACGAGCGCACGCTGGCCGTCGGCATCGACTTCGGCACCTCCGGCTGCCGCGCCATCGCCATCGACCGTGACGGTTCGGTCCAGGCCGAAGTGGACCTGCCGCTGCCGCCGCCGGTGCGGCAGGGGGCGGCGGTGGAGCAGGAGCCGTCCCTCTGGGCAAGCGCCCTCCACGACCTGTTCACACGACTGCTCAGCGCCGTTCCTGCCAAGAGCATTGGCGCCATCGCCGTGGACGGCACCTCCGGCACCGTGCTGCTGGCCGATGTCGCCGGCGCGCCGCTGGGCCCTGCCCTGATGTACAACGACGGCCGCGCCACCGCCGAGGCGGCCGCCATCGCCGCCGTGGCGCCGCGCGAGTCGGCCGCCCACGGCACCGCATCGGGCCTAGCCAAGCTGCTCTGGCTGCGCAGGCAGCCCGGCGCGGAACGGGCCGCCCATCTGCTCACCCAGACCGACTACCTCAACGGCCTGCTCGGCGGCCGCCACGACATCAGCGACGCCAACAACTGCCTGAAGAGCGGTTATGACGCCGTCCAGCGCGGCTGGCCGGGCTGGCTGGAGCAGTTGGGCATCCCTCGCCATCTGCTGCCGCAGGTGGTGACACCGGGGACAACCATCGGCAGCATCCACCCCGAGCTGGCCCTGCGTTATGGTTTTGCACCCGATACGCAGATCGTCGCCGGCACCACCGACAGCACCGCGGCCTTTCTCGCCACCGGCGCGGCACAGCCGGGCGAAGCGGTGACATCGCTCGGTTCCACCCTGGTCCTGAAGGTGATCAGCGAACGGCCGGTATTCACACCGGAATACGGCGTCTACAGCCAACCGCTGGGGGAACTCTGGCTGGTGGGCGGCGGCTCCAACAGCGGCGGCGCCGTGCTGCGCCAGTTCTTCACTGATGCCGCGATGGCGGCACTGACGCCGCGGCTGCGTCCGGAGCGTCCCACCGGACTCGATTACTATCCGCTGCCGGCACCGGGAGAACGTTTCCCGGTCTGCGACCCGACCCTGCCGCCGCGGCTGACCCCACGGCCGGACGATGCGGCGGTATTTTTTCAGGGACTGCTGGAGGGCATCGCCCGCATCGAGCAGCGCGGCTACCAATTGCTGGCGGAACTGGGCGCGCCCTGGCCCGTCACCCTGCGCACGGTGGGCGGCGGCGCGCGCAATCCGGCCTGGACCGCCTTGCGACATACCCTGCTGCAGGTACCGATGGTGGAGCCGCGGCACACCCAGGCCGCCTACGGTGCCGCCCTGCTGGCACGCAAGACTCTCATGGAGGGACACTGATGGAACCGCTGCGCCAACCCCTGTCCGGCTTCGGCTACCTGCTGGCCGGCTTTCGCCTGCTGCTGCGCCCGGCGCTGTGGCCTTACGTGCTGTTGCCGCTGGGGGTGAATGTGCTGGTGTTCGGCCTGCTGCTGTGGCTCGCCGCCGGCGAGTTCGGTGCCCTGGTGGACAGCCTGCTGCCGACGCTGCCCGACTGGCTGGCCTGGCTCGCCTGGCTGCTGTGGCTGGTCTTCGGACTGGTGGCGGCCATCCTCGTGTTCTTCACCTTCACCCTGGTCGCCAACTTCATCGCCGCGCCGTTCAACGGCCTGCTGGCAGAAGCGGTGGAACGGCTGCTCACCGGCGCCGCGCCCCCCGGCGGCGGCAGTCTGCGTCAGGCGCTGCGCGAGGCGCCCCAGGCACTGCTCGACGAGCTGCGCAAGCTGGGCTATTTCCTGCTCTGGGCCATCCCCCTCGGCCTGCTGTTCCTGGTGCCGCTGCTGAATCTCGCCGCGCCCCTGCTGTGGACACTGTTCTCCGCCTGGATGCTGGCGCTGCAATACCTCGACTACCCCCTGGGCAATCACGGTCTGCGCTTTGCCGCCCAGCGCCGACGGCTGCGCGGCCAGCCGCTGCTCGGCCTCGGTTTCGGCGGCGCTGTGCTGCTGACCACCCTGATCCCGCTGGTCAACCTGCTCGTCATGCCGGCGGCGGTGGCCGGCGCCACCCGGCTGTGGGTGGAGCGGTTGCAGGACGAGCGGCGATAACGCTTGCACTGTCTGGATGCAAGCACGCTAAATATGCGACGTTTGCTTCGCACAGACAGCCGTCGTGAATCTTTCCCTCATCATCCTGCTGATCGTCTTCACGCTCATCGCCGCGCGGCGCATCGGCCGCTTCCGGATAGCCATCTGGCAGGCGATGCTGGGCGGTGCCGTCGCAGCCCTGCTCAGCGGAGAGATCGCGCCGCGGGCGGCACTGCAGGCCATCGACTGGGATGTGATGCTGTTTCTGTTCGGCATGTTCGTCATCGGCCAGGCCCTGGTGCAAAGCGGCTATCTGTATGCCATCGCCTACGGCCTGTTCAGCCGCGCCCGCAGCAGCGACGGCCTGATCCTGCTGATCCTGTTCGGCGGCGCACTGACTTCGGCCCTGCTGATGAACGACACCCTCGCCATCATCGGCACACCGCTGGTACTGCGCCTGGCCCGCGAGCACAACATCGCACCGCGGCTGGTTCTGCTGGCGCTGTGCTTCGCCGTCACCCTGGGCAGCGCAATGAGCCCCATCGGCAATCCGCAGAACCTGCTGATCGCCCTGTGGGGCAACGTGGACAGCCCCTTCCTCACCTTCGCCCGCTACCTGGCCCTGCCCACCCTGCTCAACCTGTGCATCGCCTACGGCCTGCTGCGCTGGATGTTCCGCAGCGAATTTCACCGCACACCGCTGGTGCATACTGCCGTCACCCCCACCGACGCGACGCTGACACAGCGGGTCAGGATCGCCATGCTTCTGCTGCTGCTCCTGATCGGGGCCAAGGTGGTGCTCGCCCTGCTGCCGACCGAGCTGACGCTGCGCCTCAGCCACATCGCCCTCATCGCCGCCCTGCCGCTGCTGCTGACACGCCGCATTGGCGCACGCCTGCGCGGGGTGGACTGGCCGACGCTGATCTTCTTTGCCGCCATGTTCGTGCTGATGGCCAGCGTCTGGCAGAGCGGAGTCTTCCAGCACCAGCTCGCCGCGGCCGACCTCGATCTACACGCGCCGGGCACCGTGCTCGGCCTCAGCGTGCTGCTCAGTCAGCTCATCTCCAACGTGCCGCTGGTGGCCCTCTACCTGCCGCTGCTGCAGCCGGCCGATACGGCCACCCTGATGCTGCTCGCCGCCGGCAGTACGGTGGCCGGCAATCTACTGCTGCTCGGCGCCGCCAGCAACATCATCGTGGTGCAGAGCGCCGAACGTCATGGCGCCACACTGACCTTCCTGGAATTCGCCCGAGTCGGTATCCCGCTCACCACCCTGAATGTCCTGGTGTACTGGCTGTTCCTTTTTTGACTTACAGCACTATAGGAATTTTCCTACAGCGGCCGGTCCCGGAAGCTGCCAACCTGATACCGGACAATTAAGGAAGCTCTGAATAAGTTCAGAGCTTCCGCGGCACAGGGATGTGCCGCCATTTTTCAACGACGATAAGTCGTTGAAAAATGAAGCCAAGCGAAAATCACACTTTTCGCTTGGCGTGGTCTGAGAAGTCCAGGATGGACTTATTCAGACCTTCCTTAACAGGGAGAATTTGCCATGGATGCCGCTATCGTCCACCAGGAACTCCAGGCCGGTCTGGCACAACTGAAGACCCGCCTGGAACGGGAACTGGAACACCTGCACACCGGCCTCAACAGTCTCAACGCCTGCGGCGATGACGCCGAACGCTGGGCCCATGAGCTCTACCAGCGCCTGATCGAACGTCGCCGCACGACCCTGGCCCTCTTCTTCTCCCCCCGCTGAAACCAGATGAGGCGGGCGCGCCGCTCCTGCGGCCGCCCGCGTCACTCACTCCCCCTCCCGCCCCTCTTTTGCCGCCAGGAGGGCCCCGCTCATCCTCAGTACACGGGATTCGTTGTATACCGCCGGCAAAGCCGCTAGGCTTGCGACTGACCGACCGGTCAGTCAGCGAGGTTGTCCCATGAGCGAAGTCCCCGGCCACCTGCCCCCCCTCCCCAGCGAGGGCGCCCGCGCCATACTGGCAGCCGCCGAGACCCTGTTCGCCTCGCGCGGCTACGACGCCGTGTCCATGAACGAGATCGCCCAGGCCGCCGGTGTCAGCAAGGCCAATGTATTCCATCACTTCAGCACCAAGCGGTCGTTGTATCTGGAGGTCCTCCGCAATGCCTGCGCCAACGACTCGGCGAACCTGCTGGATGAGCTGGAACAGCAGACCGGCCCCGTCGTTGAACGCCTGCAGCGCTTTGTCACCCACCACCTGGCGTCCCTGCTGCGCAATGAACGCAGCGCGCGACTGATCCAGCGCGAGGTGCGTCAGAGCAGCGATGAATGCGCCAAGGAACTGGCCGAGCAGGTTTTCGGCGCCAACTTTCTGCGCCTGCTCCGCCTCATCAAGGCCGGGCAGCACCAGGCCGAGCTGCGCCAGGACATCGAACCGGCCCTGATCGCCGTGCTGCTGCTCGCCGGCAACCTGTTCTTTTTCGATGCCCACCGCGTACTGCGCCACCTGCCGGAGACGGGCTTTGCCGACGACCCGGCCGAATTCAACCGCCGGGCGATGACACTCCTGCTGCACGGCATCCAGCCGCCCGCAGCCTGACATCCTGCCCCACCGGACAGAAAAAATCCGTTTCATCGCCCCCCGCCCCTAGTAGGGACATGGCTCAGCACCTAGAATAGCGCCTACCTTTTTCCTGGCGAGGCCCCAGCAATGCCCTTCAAGCTCGACGACTACTTCGACCGCGAAACCTTTGCCCGCATCAAGGCCTTCGCCGCTACCAAAGAGACACCGTTCCTGGTGGTCGACACCGCCACCGTCAGCCGCCAGTACGACGAGATGGTGAAGTGCTTCCCCTATGCCAAGGTGTATTACGCGGTGAAGGCCAATCCGGCCCCCGCGATCATCGAATTGGTGCGTGACAAGGGCGCCAATTTCGACATCGCCTCCATTTATGAACTGGACAAGGTGATGGGGCTCGGCGTGACCGCCGACCGCGTCAGCTACGGCAACACCATCAAGAAGAGCAAAGACATCCGCTACTTTTACGAAAAGGGCGTGCGCCTGTTCGCCACCGACTCCGAGGCCGACCTGCGCAACATTGCCAAGGCAGCCCCCGGCTCCAAGGTCTATGTGCGCATCCTCACCGAAGGTACGCAGACCGCCGACTGGCCGCTGTCGCGCAAGTTCGGCTGCCAGACCGACATGGCCATGGACCTGCTGATCATGGCACGCGACCTCGGCCTGGAACCCTACGGCGTCTCCTTCCATGTCGGCTCGCAGCAGCGTGACATCGGCACCTGGGATGCCGCCATCGCCAAGGTCAAGGTCATCTTCGAGCGCCTCAAGGACGAGGACGGCATCGAACTCAAGATGATCAACCTGGGTGGTGGATTTCCCGCCAACTACATGTCGCGCACCAACCCGATGGAGACCTACGCGGAGGAAATCACCCGCTTCCTGGTAGAGGACTTCGGCGAGGAATTGCCCGAGATCATCCTGGAGCCGGGCCGCTCGCTGGTCGCCAATGCCGGCGTGCTGGTGAGCGAGGTGGTACTGATCTCGCGCAAAGCACGCACCGCCTTGAACCGTTGGGTATATGTCGATGTGGGCAAGTTTTCCGGCCTGATCGAAACCATGGACGAATCGATCAAGTTCCCCATCTACGTGGAGAAAAACGGCGAGTTGGAAGAGGCCGTCATCGCCGGCCCGACCTGCGACAGTGCCGACATCATGTACGAGGACTACAAATACCCGCTGCCGCTGAACCTGGCCATCGGCGACCGCCTCTACTGGCTGTCCACCGGCGCCTATACCACCACCTACAGTGCCGTCGAGTTCAATGGCTTCCCACCGCTGAAGGACTACTACATCTAAGGAAGGTCTGAATAAGTCCATCCTGGACTTCTCAGACCACGCCAAGCGAAAAGTGTGATTTTCGCTTGGCTTCATTTTTCAACGACTTATCGTCGTTGAAAAATGGCGGCACATCCCTGTGCCGCGGAAGCTCTGAACTTATTCAGAGCTTCCCTAAACATCAGCAACAAACAACCCCGATCACAATGGTGCCGGGGCTGTTTGTTGTGCAAGATAAACAGCGAGCGCTCTGAAGGCATTCGATGCCTTTGGAACAGAAAACAAAAAACCCGATCACCTTGCGGTAACCGGGTTTCCTGATTGGCGTCCCCTAGGGGAGTCGAACCCCTGTCGCCGCCGTGAAAGGGCGATGTCCTAGGCCTCTAGACGAAGGGGACAAAACACACTGTCTAGAAAAAAACCGGGACTGCCTTGGGCAGTCCCCAGCATTTGGTGGAGCTAGCCGGGATCGAACCGGCGACCTCTTGCATGCCATGCAAGCGCTCTCCCAGCTGAGCTATAGCCCCGAAAGGAAGCGCCATTTTAATGAAATAGCGCCCTCTGTCAAGCAGGGATTCCAGGCTTTTTTCAATCACCCTGCTGCTCGATCTTCGCCCAGGAATCGCGCAGCGTTACCGTGCGATTCCAAATGGCCGTACCATCGGCAGCGCGTTGCGCATCGAGGCAAAAATACCCTTCACGCTCGAACTGGAAGGTGTCCCCGGGCCGGGCTTCGGCCAGCACCGGCTCCAGATAGCAGCGGGTCAGCGTGCGCAGCGAATCGGCATTGAGAAAGTCCTTGTAGTCCTTGCCCTCCTTCGCCGCCGCCGCATCGGGGTTCGGCACGCTGAACAGGCGATCGTACAGGCGCACCTCGGCCGCCACCGCATGACGCGCGGACACCCAATGGATCACGCCCTTGATCTTGCGCCCTTCCGGATTGACGCCGAGCGTGGCCGGGTCGTAGCTGCACCGCAGCTCGATCACCTCGCCCTGTGCGTTCTTGATCACCTGCTCGCAGCGGATGACATAGGCGTTGCGCAGACGCACCTCGCCGCCGGGCACCAGGCGCTTGTATTTGGGCGGCGGCACCTCACGGAAGTCTTCGGCATCGATGTAGACCTCACGGCAAAACGGCAGCTGGCGGCTGCCCATGGAATCGTCCTGTGGATGGTTGGCGCAGTCCAACATCTCCACCTGATCTTCCGGATAGTTCTCGATCACTACCTTGAGCGGACGCAACACCGCCATACGGCGCGGCGCATGCACGTTGAGGTCTTCACGCACACAATTCTCCAGCAGGCTCATCTCCACCGTGTTGTCGGACTTGCTGATGCCGATGCGATCGCAGAAATCGCGCACTGCGGCCGGGGTATAGCCGCGGCGGCGCATACCGGCGATGGTGGGCATGCGCGGATCGTCCCAACCCTCGACGAAACCTTCATCCACCAGCTGGGTCAGCTTGCGCTTGCTCATCACCGTGTATTGCAGGTTGAGGCGCGAGAACTCAATCTGCTGCGGATGACAGGGGATGGTGATGTTGTCCAGCACCCAGTCGTACAACGGACGATGGTCCTCGAACTCCAGGGTGCAGAGGGAATGGGTGATGCCCTCCAGCGCGTCGGAGATCGGATGGGTATAGTCGTACATCGGATAGATGCACCACTCGGCACCGGTCTGGTGATGGATCACGCCGTGGCGGATGCGGTACAGCGTCGGATCGCGCAGATTGATGTTGGGCGACGCCATATCGATCTTGGCACGCAGCACGCGGGCGCCGTCGGGGAACTCGCCGGCCCGCATGCGCCGGAACAGGTCCAGGTTTTCCGCCACCGACCGGTTACGGTAGGGACTGTCCTTGCCGGGCTGGGTGAGCGTGCCACGGTAGGCGCGCGTCTCCTCCGCCGACAGATCGCAGACATAGGCCAGGCCCTTCTCGATCAGCTCTACCGCAAACTGGTACAACTGCTCGAAATAATCGGAGGCGTAGTACACCTTGTCGCCCCAGGAAAAGCCGAGCCAACGCACGTCATTCTTGATCGACTCGACGAACTCGATGTTCTCCTTGTGCGGATTGGTGTCGTCGAAACGCAGGTTGCAGGTGCCGTTATAATCGCGTGCGATGCCGAAATTCAGGCAAATGGACTTGGCATGGCCGATGTGCAGATAGCCGTTGGGTTCGGGCGGAAAGCGCGTGGCGACGCGGCCGCCGTTCTTGCCCGCCGCCAGATCCTGGTCGATGATCTGGCGGATAAAGTTGCTGGGGGCGCTGGTGTCGTTACTGCCCATGCTGGTGTATTCCTTGTCGATGCTTCTTCAAGCGGTAATCAGTTGTCTTCGGCGCGGGTGCGGATGAAATCCACCGCGCGGTCGATGCGACGCAAGGTTGCCTCGCGCCCCAGCAGGTGCAGGGTCACGTCGATACCCGGCGAGGCGGCGGCACCGACCACGGCCACACGCAGCGGCTGTGCCAATTTGCCCATCTTGAGTTCCATGGCCGTGGCCACCTGTTCCACCGCCGCATGCAGCGCCTGCGGTTCCCACTCCGGCAACTGCGCCAGAGCCTCGCGTACCTTGAGCAACGGCTCCAGCGCCACCGGGCGCAAGTGCTTCTTCGCGGCATCGGCGTCGTAATCCTCGAAATCGCGGTACAGCCAGGCCGCCTGCGCCGCCATCTCGGCCAGGGTTTTGGTGCGCTCGGCGTAGGCCTGCACCACCACCACCGGATCGGGCCCCTGGCTGGGGTCGATGC is a window encoding:
- a CDS encoding glutamine--tRNA ligase/YqeY domain fusion protein, translated to MGSNDTSAPSNFIRQIIDQDLAAGKNGGRVATRFPPEPNGYLHIGHAKSICLNFGIARDYNGTCNLRFDDTNPHKENIEFVESIKNDVRWLGFSWGDKVYYASDYFEQLYQFAVELIEKGLAYVCDLSAEETRAYRGTLTQPGKDSPYRNRSVAENLDLFRRMRAGEFPDGARVLRAKIDMASPNINLRDPTLYRIRHGVIHHQTGAEWCIYPMYDYTHPISDALEGITHSLCTLEFEDHRPLYDWVLDNITIPCHPQQIEFSRLNLQYTVMSKRKLTQLVDEGFVEGWDDPRMPTIAGMRRRGYTPAAVRDFCDRIGISKSDNTVEMSLLENCVREDLNVHAPRRMAVLRPLKVVIENYPEDQVEMLDCANHPQDDSMGSRQLPFCREVYIDAEDFREVPPPKYKRLVPGGEVRLRNAYVIRCEQVIKNAQGEVIELRCSYDPATLGVNPEGRKIKGVIHWVSARHAVAAEVRLYDRLFSVPNPDAAAAKEGKDYKDFLNADSLRTLTRCYLEPVLAEARPGDTFQFEREGYFCLDAQRAADGTAIWNRTVTLRDSWAKIEQQGD
- the queF gene encoding preQ(1) synthase, whose protein sequence is MPTQPSKDLETFDNPMPGRDYTIRIEIPEFTCLCPKTGQPDFATLYLDYVPAQKCVELKSLKMYVWSFREEGAFHEAVTNRILDDLVRATQPRFMRLTGKFNVRGGIWTTVVAEHRAADWNPPQPVHLP
- a CDS encoding TetR/AcrR family transcriptional regulator — protein: MSEVPGHLPPLPSEGARAILAAAETLFASRGYDAVSMNEIAQAAGVSKANVFHHFSTKRSLYLEVLRNACANDSANLLDELEQQTGPVVERLQRFVTHHLASLLRNERSARLIQREVRQSSDECAKELAEQVFGANFLRLLRLIKAGQHQAELRQDIEPALIAVLLLAGNLFFFDAHRVLRHLPETGFADDPAEFNRRAMTLLLHGIQPPAA
- the cysZ gene encoding sulfate transporter CysZ yields the protein MEPLRQPLSGFGYLLAGFRLLLRPALWPYVLLPLGVNVLVFGLLLWLAAGEFGALVDSLLPTLPDWLAWLAWLLWLVFGLVAAILVFFTFTLVANFIAAPFNGLLAEAVERLLTGAAPPGGGSLRQALREAPQALLDELRKLGYFLLWAIPLGLLFLVPLLNLAAPLLWTLFSAWMLALQYLDYPLGNHGLRFAAQRRRLRGQPLLGLGFGGAVLLTTLIPLVNLLVMPAAVAGATRLWVERLQDERR
- a CDS encoding SLC13 family permease, giving the protein MNLSLIILLIVFTLIAARRIGRFRIAIWQAMLGGAVAALLSGEIAPRAALQAIDWDVMLFLFGMFVIGQALVQSGYLYAIAYGLFSRARSSDGLILLILFGGALTSALLMNDTLAIIGTPLVLRLAREHNIAPRLVLLALCFAVTLGSAMSPIGNPQNLLIALWGNVDSPFLTFARYLALPTLLNLCIAYGLLRWMFRSEFHRTPLVHTAVTPTDATLTQRVRIAMLLLLLLIGAKVVLALLPTELTLRLSHIALIAALPLLLTRRIGARLRGVDWPTLIFFAAMFVLMASVWQSGVFQHQLAAADLDLHAPGTVLGLSVLLSQLISNVPLVALYLPLLQPADTATLMLLAAGSTVAGNLLLLGAASNIIVVQSAERHGATLTFLEFARVGIPLTTLNVLVYWLFLF
- a CDS encoding FGGY-family carbohydrate kinase, with amino-acid sequence MTRNERTLAVGIDFGTSGCRAIAIDRDGSVQAEVDLPLPPPVRQGAAVEQEPSLWASALHDLFTRLLSAVPAKSIGAIAVDGTSGTVLLADVAGAPLGPALMYNDGRATAEAAAIAAVAPRESAAHGTASGLAKLLWLRRQPGAERAAHLLTQTDYLNGLLGGRHDISDANNCLKSGYDAVQRGWPGWLEQLGIPRHLLPQVVTPGTTIGSIHPELALRYGFAPDTQIVAGTTDSTAAFLATGAAQPGEAVTSLGSTLVLKVISERPVFTPEYGVYSQPLGELWLVGGGSNSGGAVLRQFFTDAAMAALTPRLRPERPTGLDYYPLPAPGERFPVCDPTLPPRLTPRPDDAAVFFQGLLEGIARIEQRGYQLLAELGAPWPVTLRTVGGGARNPAWTALRHTLLQVPMVEPRHTQAAYGAALLARKTLMEGH
- a CDS encoding type III PLP-dependent enzyme → MPFKLDDYFDRETFARIKAFAATKETPFLVVDTATVSRQYDEMVKCFPYAKVYYAVKANPAPAIIELVRDKGANFDIASIYELDKVMGLGVTADRVSYGNTIKKSKDIRYFYEKGVRLFATDSEADLRNIAKAAPGSKVYVRILTEGTQTADWPLSRKFGCQTDMAMDLLIMARDLGLEPYGVSFHVGSQQRDIGTWDAAIAKVKVIFERLKDEDGIELKMINLGGGFPANYMSRTNPMETYAEEITRFLVEDFGEELPEIILEPGRSLVANAGVLVSEVVLISRKARTALNRWVYVDVGKFSGLIETMDESIKFPIYVEKNGELEEAVIAGPTCDSADIMYEDYKYPLPLNLAIGDRLYWLSTGAYTTTYSAVEFNGFPPLKDYYI